Within Aspergillus oryzae RIB40 DNA, chromosome 2, the genomic segment TTTTCTAAACTTGGCTTCCAGAAAGGTTGTGTGAGATAGACGTACAGCGCGCTAAATACTCGCAAATTCTGCATAATGGTAAGAGTTAAGATCTACAAATGCtatgtacagagtagtaAATATACGCCTTAGGCACCACGTTGATCAGCGTTGCCCAAGCACGTGATCCTGGGGGATCCGCGCCGACAAAAGAACCGTCGGAAGAACAGGTGGAATAAGTGAGATTGTCGAGAGAAGGGAGCGCATGAAGCTGCGCGGTTTCGTTGCTCGCTCTTTGTCCTTGTCATTGAATTTTCTAGCTTTCTTGCCGAATAGATCTTGTTTCCTCGCTCGCATCTGTTTTTCGACTGGGGCTTGTTAGATCTTCAATCTCGTTGTCGTGTGTACTCTAGCGTCTGCAATCCGTGTTTGCCCCTTTGGTGGCATCGTTGCAAAACACCCCCGATTCCTAATTACTCTATACGCCCGCACTTGGCGAGATTTACGAACTTGCATCGCACTTTTACATTTAGAACTTCCCGTTGTTACCGACAGCAGCGTTCCGTCTGCGATTCTGGCCTCCGACCTCGAATTTCGGTGAATCGCCTCTGACGCTTGTTGCTTATATTTTGCGCGCATTCCGGGAACGGCCAATTGCTTTACTCACGAGGCACTACATCTATTTGGTTAAACCGTTCTTGCGAAATCAATATGGCTACTCCCGCCGCGTTACCGCCGCTTCCCTTTAACCCTGCGAGGGTACGGTCgtatcttcttcgtttgcCTCTCTTTACACGGCTTGTGGTGCTGGCAATTATCGTCTTTTGGCTTCTTGAGTTACAAACAGTATGGAGTGTGGTGCAATGGGGTGCTTTGGCGCCGGATGAGATTGGTTTCGGCAGCAGTATGTACCCTTGACGGAGGATTATGGCCATGCATGGTTCTGACGCTATCATAGTGTATCGCCTCAACACCTATCCATTcattcacaatggcttcttccaTGCCTTTCTGAACTTGGTAGCACTTACGCCATTGGTCGAGCGGTTTGAAGCCGAGCATGGCACGTTGACTGCTGTGGCATTGTTTTTGGGGCGTAAGTCATACTCTGATTGCTAGAAATTGGGACCAGGTTTACTAACACTGACTGTTAATGTAGCTCTTTCTACATTCCCTGCAGGCCTCTACCTTCTGGTCGAGAAATTCCTTTTGCATAGAAATACCGCCGTACTTGGCGCAAGGTGAGTGTTATATCCTTCGGCCTTCCGGCTAGACAAGTCTAATAGAGCTTCAAGCGTTTGGGTATTCCTCCTATTGGGTACCGAAGCTATCAAGACCTTCAAGTCTCACCCGTACTTCAGGTATTTCCCAAGATGTCAAAGCCCACGCGTGTCACGATTTGCTAATATAAACCTAGTCTCGGGAATTACAAGATCCCTACTTGGACATCGCCCTTGTTTGCGTGCATAGTTGTTTCGATCCTTATGTCTAATACGagcttccttggccattTGT encodes:
- the rbd2 gene encoding rhomboid protease family protein RBD2 (predicted protein), coding for MATPAALPPLPFNPARVRSYLLRLPLFTRLVVLAIIVFWLLELQTVWSVVQWGALAPDEIGFGSMYRLNTYPFIHNGFFHAFLNLVALTPLVERFEAEHGTLTAVALFLGPLSTFPAGLYLLVEKFLLHRNTAVLGASLGNYKIPTWTSPLFACIVVSILMSNTSFLGHLCAILIGYLFGLGYLKVFVPPEKVLRWIEGKLNLLGRLPHYVSVDQKTYGRYVIMCYSSLVGEEVFWLIKCISVVFWHDVDGRRK